Proteins encoded within one genomic window of Planctomycetia bacterium:
- a CDS encoding DUF5985 family protein, whose protein sequence is MDQFTRGAIAMACLIAGLFFLRFWRRTGDRLFIIFASAFWLLGLTRLAVGLTINQSEDRILIYSIRLIAYLLILAAIVDKNRNEAPPQGGLVE, encoded by the coding sequence ATGGATCAATTCACACGCGGCGCCATCGCCATGGCCTGCTTGATCGCCGGCCTATTTTTTCTGCGCTTTTGGCGGCGCACGGGCGATCGGCTGTTCATTATCTTCGCGAGCGCTTTTTGGCTACTGGGCTTAACCCGGTTGGCCGTGGGGCTGACGATCAATCAAAGCGAAGATCGAATTCTGATCTACAGCATTCGCTTGATCGCCTATTTACTGATCTTGGCCGCCATCGTCGACAAGAACCGGAACGAGGCGCCGCCACAAGGCGGTCTCGTTGAGTGA